One segment of Cutaneotrichosporon cavernicola HIS019 DNA, chromosome: 4 DNA contains the following:
- the MET16 gene encoding uncharacterized protein (Phosphoadenosine phosphosulfate reductase family), whose amino-acid sequence MSADDDSLTPQYSPEEIDEVNKQLEGKTPQEVLVWAIDNIDGLYQTTAFGLTGLAAVDMISKIGIERETTHPVPLIFLDTLHHFPETVQLSQTVVDTYLADLHVYKPPRVESAEDFAAKYGDRLWESDEASYDYLVKVEPAARAYQDLGVRAVITGRRRSQGAERAGLKVLEVDERGLLKVNPLISWSFKEVKAYVDDEGVPYNPLLDQGYRSIGDVHSTHKPDPNAGDVAERSGRWQGKSKSECGLHSNYWDMKKRFEEKTATTAAVPAPVA is encoded by the exons ATGtccgccgacgacgacagcctCACGCCCCAGTACTCTCCTGAGgagatcgacgaggtcaacaagcagctcgagggcaagacgCCTCAGGAGGTGCTTGTCTGGGCCATCGACAACATTGACGGCCTCTACCAGACCACGGCGTTCGGCCT TACTGGCTTGGCGGCGGTCGACATGATCTCCAAGATCGGTATCGAGCGCGAGACCACCCACCCCGTGCctctcatcttcctcgacaCGCTGCACCACTTCCCTGAGACCGTGCAGCTCTCGCAGACCGTGGTTGACAcgtacctcgccgacctgcaCGTGTACAAGCCGCCTCGGGTGGAGAGTGCGGAGGACTTTGCGGCGAAATATGGTGACCGGCTGTGGGAGAGCGATGAGGCGAGTTACGACTATctcgtcaaggtcgagcccgccgcacgcgcgtACCAGGACCTCGGAGTGCGTGCGGTGATTACcggacggcggcggagtcagggcgccgagcgcgctgGCCTCAAGGTTcttgaggttgacgagcgcGGCCTTCTCAAAGTCAACCCGCTTATTTCGTGGTCGTtcaaggaggtcaaggcctATGTCGACGATGA gggCGTGCCGTACAACCCGCTTCTTGACCAGGGGTACCGCTCGATTGGCGATGTACACTCGACGCACAAGCCGGATCCGAACGCCGGTGACGTAGCGGAGCGCTCGGGCCGGTGGCAGGGCAAGTCCAAGTCCGAGTGTGGGCTGCACTCGAACTACTGGGACATGAAGAAGAGGTttgaggagaagacggcgACCACAGCGGCAGTGCCCGCGCCAGTGGCGTAG